One stretch of Fictibacillus sp. b24 DNA includes these proteins:
- a CDS encoding M14 family metallopeptidase, whose protein sequence is MEIIMRNGDSLWYYSRLLSIPYVLIKDSNPNISSANMQAGERIQIPGLKVEKYKIKNGDTFFSIAEKFDLPLDALYLFNQNVNPKEIFTKDIINIPKRISFPLINGQRKYDTAALKHDIKMLLNTYPFIKKQEIGKSVLGKSIDMLIIGNGKKKVHINGSFHGNEWITSGVLMKFINEYAYALTSETDLNGNKPSKLYRDTTLLAVPMVDPDGVDLVLNGPPEDSAYKELVLKLNKGSKDFSGWKANIRGVDLNNQFPARWELEQVRKPKAPAPRDYPGTTPLSEPEAIVMAEVTEKYQFDRVIALHTQGKELYWGFEGEEPMPLSEEIAKEFERVSGYKAIRYVDSYAGYKDWYIQEYRKPGFTIELGIGVNPLPLRQFDKIYEDTRGIMLAGLYM, encoded by the coding sequence TTGGAAATTATCATGCGTAACGGCGATTCACTGTGGTATTATTCTCGACTCTTATCTATCCCTTACGTGTTGATTAAAGACTCTAATCCGAATATTTCTAGTGCAAATATGCAAGCAGGTGAAAGAATTCAAATACCCGGTTTAAAGGTTGAGAAATACAAGATTAAAAATGGAGATACATTCTTTTCAATAGCAGAGAAATTTGATTTACCACTGGATGCTTTATATTTATTTAATCAAAATGTAAATCCGAAAGAAATCTTTACAAAAGACATTATAAATATTCCTAAAAGAATATCTTTTCCATTAATTAATGGACAGCGAAAATACGATACGGCTGCTTTAAAGCATGACATCAAAATGCTGCTAAATACTTATCCGTTTATTAAAAAGCAGGAAATCGGCAAATCTGTACTTGGTAAATCGATAGATATGCTAATAATCGGTAATGGGAAAAAGAAAGTTCATATTAATGGATCTTTTCATGGTAACGAATGGATCACTTCAGGTGTATTAATGAAATTCATCAATGAATATGCTTATGCGCTAACGAGTGAAACTGATTTAAATGGGAATAAACCTTCTAAGCTTTATAGAGATACAACTCTTTTAGCCGTTCCTATGGTAGATCCTGATGGTGTAGATCTTGTATTGAATGGTCCGCCTGAGGACTCTGCGTATAAAGAGCTTGTGTTAAAATTAAATAAAGGAAGCAAGGATTTCTCTGGATGGAAAGCAAATATTCGCGGGGTAGACTTGAATAATCAATTTCCCGCAAGATGGGAGCTTGAACAAGTGAGAAAGCCGAAAGCTCCAGCTCCAAGAGATTATCCAGGAACAACCCCATTAAGCGAGCCTGAAGCGATAGTAATGGCTGAGGTAACAGAAAAGTATCAATTTGATCGAGTGATCGCTCTTCATACTCAAGGAAAAGAACTCTACTGGGGTTTTGAGGGTGAGGAGCCTATGCCTTTATCTGAAGAAATTGCCAAGGAATTTGAAAGGGTAAGCGGATATAAAGCAATCAGATATGTAGATAGCTATGCAGGATATAAGGACTGGTACATTCAGGAATATAGAAAACCTGGATTTACGATCGAACTTGGGATAGGGGTTAATCCGTTACCATTGAGGCAGTTTGATAAGATCTATGAGGATACAAGAGGCATAATGCTTGCAGGCTTATATATGTAA
- a CDS encoding DUF2626 domain-containing protein, with the protein MSRMYKVLGFWTGIIGVMAYLGDMQDMALLFLGQTIMFVSLGYLNLSERMYIYIFGAYLTVFFVGFTYWSTFMMTPGAGGGH; encoded by the coding sequence ATGTCAAGAATGTATAAAGTTTTAGGCTTTTGGACTGGAATCATTGGTGTCATGGCTTATCTTGGCGATATGCAAGACATGGCGTTATTGTTCTTAGGACAAACAATTATGTTCGTTTCATTAGGTTATTTGAACTTATCTGAGCGTATGTATATTTATATCTTTGGTGCTTATTTAACTGTTTTCTTTGTTGGATTTACATACTGGTCAACGTTTATGATGACTCCAGGAGCTGGCGGGGGTCACTAA
- a CDS encoding LTA synthase family protein → MKEKMKQAFADYKFFFIAIALLWIKTYVVYKTAFELPMDNKVQELILFINPISSVILFLGLTLYFKGRAHRRMIVAVSAIMSFVMYANMVFYRFFNDFITIPVLFQTSNMGDLGNSVFELIQPTDLLVFIDIVILAYFMRRADYRPARASRKQITITFAAAIVFFIVNVGIAETERPQLLTRTFDREMLIKNIGSYNYHIYDSIIQSKAKAQRAFADGSEITDIENYSRANYKEPNPEMFGKAKGKNVFVISVESTQNFVINESVNGKEITPFMNDLIEDSYYFPNFYHQTGQGKTSDSEFLLDNSLYPLPSGAVFFTHSQNQYNATPEILKEQGYYSSVQHANNKSFWNRDIMYDNFGYDRYYSLKDFEVTPENSIGWGLKDKDFFKQSIPHLKEMQAMNKPFYTKYITLTNHFPFTLEEEDEMIPEWTSNDGTVNRYFTTVRYTDEALKEFFADVKEAGLYEDSIFIMYGDHYGISENHNDAMGQFLGKEITPFESTQLQKVPLIIHMPGEKGKVMNSVGGQVDLKPTILHLLGIDTKGDIQLGSDLFSKDHEDFAVLRDNSYITKDNVFTDGKCYDKATGQPVEGENNGCEPYSERAKTELDISDRIIYGDLLRFYDKDKAKDKALDKENKEKQKQ, encoded by the coding sequence ATGAAAGAAAAAATGAAACAAGCTTTTGCTGATTATAAATTTTTCTTTATAGCAATTGCTTTATTATGGATAAAAACATATGTCGTTTATAAAACAGCTTTCGAATTACCAATGGACAACAAAGTCCAGGAATTGATCCTTTTTATTAATCCGATTAGTTCCGTTATTCTATTTTTAGGGCTTACCCTTTATTTTAAAGGAAGAGCACATAGACGGATGATTGTAGCTGTCAGTGCGATTATGAGTTTTGTTATGTATGCCAACATGGTATTCTACAGATTCTTTAACGACTTTATTACGATTCCCGTCTTGTTTCAAACAAGTAATATGGGAGATTTAGGTAATAGTGTTTTTGAATTGATTCAGCCAACCGACTTATTAGTGTTTATCGATATTGTTATTTTGGCTTATTTCATGAGACGTGCAGATTACCGTCCTGCTCGTGCTTCACGCAAGCAAATTACGATTACATTTGCTGCGGCTATCGTGTTTTTTATCGTCAATGTAGGGATTGCTGAAACTGAGCGTCCACAATTATTAACCCGTACATTTGACCGTGAGATGCTAATTAAAAACATCGGTTCTTACAACTATCACATTTATGATTCCATTATTCAGTCTAAAGCAAAGGCGCAGCGTGCTTTTGCAGATGGAAGTGAGATCACTGATATCGAGAACTATTCACGTGCTAATTACAAAGAGCCGAACCCTGAAATGTTCGGTAAAGCAAAAGGCAAGAATGTATTTGTCATCTCAGTTGAATCAACTCAAAACTTTGTTATTAATGAATCAGTAAATGGAAAAGAAATTACACCGTTTATGAATGATTTAATTGAAGACAGTTACTATTTCCCTAACTTTTATCACCAAACAGGGCAAGGTAAAACATCTGACTCTGAGTTCTTATTAGATAACTCGTTATATCCGCTTCCAAGTGGAGCAGTATTCTTTACTCACTCACAAAACCAATACAATGCAACTCCAGAAATATTGAAAGAGCAAGGCTACTATTCTTCAGTACAGCATGCGAATAACAAGAGTTTCTGGAACCGTGATATCATGTATGATAATTTCGGTTATGACCGTTATTATTCATTAAAGGATTTTGAAGTAACACCTGAAAATTCAATTGGCTGGGGCTTAAAAGACAAAGATTTCTTTAAACAGTCCATTCCGCACTTAAAAGAAATGCAAGCTATGAACAAGCCATTCTACACGAAATATATTACGTTAACGAATCACTTCCCGTTTACATTGGAAGAGGAAGATGAAATGATTCCAGAATGGACTTCGAACGATGGAACAGTTAACCGTTACTTTACAACGGTTCGTTACACAGACGAAGCATTAAAAGAATTCTTTGCTGACGTTAAGGAAGCAGGACTATACGAAGATTCAATCTTTATTATGTATGGAGATCATTACGGAATTTCTGAAAATCATAATGACGCAATGGGACAATTCTTAGGTAAAGAAATTACTCCTTTTGAATCAACTCAATTGCAGAAAGTACCGTTGATCATCCACATGCCTGGTGAAAAGGGCAAGGTAATGAATTCAGTTGGTGGGCAAGTTGATTTAAAACCAACGATTCTGCACTTGCTTGGAATTGATACAAAAGGCGACATTCAACTAGGTTCAGATTTATTCTCTAAGGACCACGAAGATTTCGCTGTACTGCGTGATAATTCGTATATCACCAAAGATAATGTGTTCACAGATGGTAAGTGTTATGACAAAGCAACTGGTCAACCTGTTGAAGGTGAAAACAATGGTTGTGAACCATACAGTGAACGTGCTAAAACTGAACTAGATATCTCTGATCGCATCATTTATGGTGACTTGTTGAGATTCTATGATAAAGATAAGGCTAAAGATAAAGCATTAGATAAAGAAAACAAAGAAAAACAGAAACAGTAA
- a CDS encoding DUF2759 domain-containing protein, translated as MGLAIIFGLVAILAALGLLRSLKIKNLMAAGFAFLTFAVFGWFTVMTVLDVLVGSGGSTGH; from the coding sequence ATGGGATTAGCCATTATATTCGGCTTAGTAGCTATTTTAGCTGCATTGGGACTATTGCGTTCGTTAAAAATTAAAAATTTAATGGCTGCAGGCTTTGCCTTTTTAACGTTTGCAGTTTTTGGCTGGTTTACAGTCATGACTGTACTGGACGTATTAGTAGGCAGCGGCGGTTCTACAGGCCATTAA
- a CDS encoding MBL fold metallo-hydrolase, whose amino-acid sequence MKWKKLTVGPVQENTYIIYNTNNEAIVIDPGSESKKIIQAIESLKVKPLAILLTHAHFDHIGAVDDVRDKYQIPLYIHKKESDWLSNTKKNGSNHFGQSITAKAASHLLSDQDNTLKIGSFSFEILSTPGHSPGSISFYLKGASAVFSGDALFAGSIGRTDLFGGNQDILLKSIHEKLMNLPEETIVLSGHGPETTIGMEMDSNPFLGGF is encoded by the coding sequence ATGAAGTGGAAAAAGCTAACGGTAGGACCTGTTCAAGAAAATACATATATTATATATAACACTAACAATGAAGCAATTGTCATCGATCCTGGCAGCGAAAGCAAGAAGATCATTCAAGCAATTGAGTCACTAAAAGTTAAGCCATTGGCTATTCTTTTAACGCATGCTCATTTTGATCATATCGGGGCGGTAGATGATGTTCGTGATAAATATCAAATACCACTATATATTCATAAAAAAGAGTCAGACTGGCTGAGCAACACAAAAAAGAATGGTTCAAATCATTTTGGTCAAAGCATTACAGCAAAAGCTGCAAGTCATCTATTATCCGATCAAGACAATACCTTGAAGATTGGCAGCTTTTCTTTTGAAATTCTTTCAACTCCGGGACACTCACCGGGCAGTATTTCTTTTTATTTAAAAGGTGCTAGTGCAGTTTTCTCAGGCGATGCATTATTTGCAGGCAGTATCGGTAGAACGGATCTTTTCGGGGGAAACCAAGACATCCTATTAAAGAGCATTCATGAAAAATTAATGAATCTGCCAGAAGAAACGATTGTTTTATCAGGTCATGGTCCTGAAACTACGATTGGAATGGAAATGGACTCAAATCCATTTTTAGGCGGTTTCTAA
- a CDS encoding IS3 family transposase (programmed frameshift), with the protein MGKNVYSKETKWAVVKDKMSGQFSNEEIMDKYGIKNVSQIKTWMRWYRDNEVHRFDQPIGKQYSNGLGPNSLSEEEKKERQFNHYKQENEILKKVFGDRKGAEKEVVLRLVKKLRKKYTVRAILSALNVPKSTYYRWLAAPSKGLSESEKAIISLCEETKYRYGHRKIKHLLKRRYQMSLNRNSVQRIMQKHHLQCRVKPKRKWKSQGQAIIVAPNLLQRDFSAILPNQKWVTDITYIQYGSSTLYLSTIMDLFNNQIVAYKLYTHQQAPLVTDTLKAALESRGNPKGVIIHSDQGSVYTSYAYQQLIKESKLISSMSRRGNCWDNAVIESFHSNLKSEEFQYVKFNSITVDKVKEKVDQYMKYYNEERIQEKLGYHTPIEIGSMAA; encoded by the exons ATGGGCAAAAACGTTTATTCAAAAGAAACAAAGTGGGCTGTTGTTAAAGATAAAATGAGTGGTCAATTTTCCAACGAAGAAATCATGGATAAGTATGGAATCAAAAATGTGTCCCAAATTAAAACGTGGATGAGATGGTATCGAGATAATGAAGTACATCGGTTCGATCAACCTATCGGTAAGCAATACTCTAATGGTCTTGGACCTAACTCCCTTAGTGAAGAGGAAAAGAAAGAACGTCAATTTAATCACTACAAACAGGAGAATGAAATATTAA AAAAAGTATTTGGAGATCGAAAAGGAGCTGAAAAAGAAGTAGTTCTCCGTTTGGTAAAGAAATTAAGAAAAAAATACACCGTTAGAGCTATTCTATCTGCTTTAAATGTTCCAAAATCAACCTACTATCGATGGTTAGCAGCTCCATCTAAAGGGTTATCTGAATCCGAGAAGGCTATTATCTCTCTTTGTGAAGAGACGAAATACCGGTATGGTCATAGGAAAATTAAGCATCTACTAAAGCGTCGATATCAAATGAGTTTGAATCGAAATTCTGTCCAACGCATTATGCAAAAGCATCATCTACAGTGCCGTGTAAAGCCAAAGAGAAAATGGAAATCTCAAGGACAAGCCATCATTGTCGCACCAAATCTTTTACAGAGAGATTTTTCAGCCATTTTACCCAATCAAAAATGGGTAACCGATATTACGTATATTCAATATGGTTCAAGCACATTGTATCTTTCAACTATTATGGATCTATTCAATAATCAAATTGTGGCGTACAAGCTCTATACGCATCAACAAGCACCTCTGGTGACGGATACTTTAAAAGCTGCCTTAGAATCACGAGGAAACCCCAAAGGGGTTATTATTCACAGTGATCAAGGAAGTGTGTATACATCTTATGCGTATCAGCAGTTAATAAAAGAAAGTAAATTAATTAGCAGTATGTCCAGAAGGGGAAATTGTTGGGATAACGCCGTTATTGAATCTTTCCATTCAAATCTAAAATCTGAAGAATTCCAATATGTGAAGTTTAATTCTATAACCGTAGATAAAGTGAAGGAAAAAGTAGATCAATACATGAAATATTATAATGAAGAGCGAATTCAAGAAAAATTAGGCTACCACACCCCGATTGAAATTGGTAGTATGGCAGCCTAA
- a CDS encoding YqgQ family protein has translation MKTMYDVQQLLKRFGTIIYTGNPVADLELIQEEVRELYNQKLIDVNEYKTAILIIRAAHNKFQ, from the coding sequence ATGAAAACAATGTATGATGTTCAGCAGCTGTTAAAAAGGTTTGGAACAATTATATATACGGGAAATCCTGTAGCAGATTTAGAATTAATACAAGAAGAAGTACGAGAACTTTACAATCAAAAATTAATTGATGTAAACGAATACAAAACAGCGATACTCATTATCCGAGCTGCACACAATAAATTTCAATAA
- a CDS encoding Spx/MgsR family RNA polymerase-binding regulatory protein, which produces MSSITFYTYPSCTSCRKAKMWLKQNKVSFDERHLFKETPSVEELRELLKLTKYGTEDILAKRSQSFKSLDVDIYDLSTNELLKLLTKNPKLLKRPLVTDGKQLIAGYSPGDMKKLCATKEKEHISSHVS; this is translated from the coding sequence ATGAGTTCAATTACATTCTACACTTATCCCAGCTGCACTTCGTGTCGAAAGGCTAAAATGTGGCTTAAACAAAATAAAGTATCTTTTGATGAAAGACATCTTTTTAAAGAAACACCATCTGTTGAAGAGCTAAGAGAACTGTTAAAGCTAACAAAGTACGGAACAGAAGATATTTTGGCAAAAAGAAGCCAATCATTCAAATCTCTAGATGTTGATATTTATGACCTTTCAACAAATGAACTTCTAAAATTATTAACAAAAAATCCAAAGCTCTTAAAACGGCCTTTAGTAACTGATGGTAAACAGCTGATTGCAGGATATAGTCCCGGAGACATGAAGAAATTATGTGCAACAAAAGAAAAAGAACACATTTCAAGTCATGTGTCCTGA
- a CDS encoding SAM-dependent methyltransferase, producing the protein MSLTSLLYKKLEETKWLTMEEYMEYALYHPTKGYYMNDNKKIGRNGDFYTSSFVSDVFATVWADFFVKKITHNNLDPVVVEFGGGNGHFAQQIQTAWNNNHTAPIKYIIVERSPFHRKLLEEALVDTSVTILSSFEELKQEYPSFRGIIFANEVLDAFPLRIFKSKKEGWYEKGVTLKSKDRELSFEYKKVENRSLLQTLDEIFESRNKQNELEVSFQMLQWLKELYEWTDNESCLYFVDYGLSGDEWNNAYLKEGSIRGYYRHQMQNDPLAYPGKMDITYHIDWEQVQKTGYQYRVETLEIMNQGDFLLKEGLLLLLQDTHNPDPFSYEHKRNRAIRSFLLDSTLANGFQVIQQQKKLTV; encoded by the coding sequence ATGTCGCTAACGTCTCTGCTTTATAAGAAACTTGAAGAGACCAAATGGTTAACAATGGAGGAATATATGGAGTACGCTCTATATCATCCTACAAAGGGTTATTACATGAACGATAACAAGAAAATCGGAAGAAATGGTGACTTTTATACGTCAAGTTTCGTGTCAGATGTATTTGCAACCGTTTGGGCTGATTTCTTTGTAAAGAAAATTACTCATAATAACTTAGACCCTGTAGTAGTAGAATTTGGAGGAGGCAATGGTCATTTCGCTCAGCAAATTCAAACCGCTTGGAATAACAACCATACAGCTCCTATAAAGTATATAATTGTAGAACGAAGTCCCTTTCACAGAAAATTGCTAGAAGAAGCGTTAGTAGATACATCTGTAACGATTTTAAGTTCTTTTGAAGAACTTAAACAAGAATATCCATCCTTTAGAGGCATCATTTTTGCAAATGAAGTTCTTGATGCTTTTCCGCTTCGGATCTTTAAGTCCAAAAAAGAAGGCTGGTATGAAAAAGGTGTTACCTTAAAAAGTAAAGATCGAGAACTTTCCTTCGAGTATAAAAAGGTCGAGAATCGATCCTTGCTTCAAACTTTAGATGAAATCTTTGAGAGTCGAAACAAACAGAATGAATTAGAAGTCTCTTTTCAAATGTTGCAATGGTTAAAGGAATTATATGAATGGACAGATAATGAATCTTGCTTATATTTTGTTGATTATGGGCTCAGTGGCGATGAATGGAATAATGCTTACTTGAAAGAGGGAAGTATTCGAGGTTATTACCGTCATCAAATGCAGAACGATCCTTTAGCATATCCTGGGAAAATGGATATTACATATCACATAGATTGGGAGCAAGTACAGAAGACGGGTTATCAATATAGGGTTGAAACGCTTGAGATTATGAATCAAGGTGACTTCTTGCTCAAAGAAGGCTTATTGTTACTTTTACAGGATACTCATAATCCTGACCCGTTTTCATACGAACATAAAAGAAATCGCGCTATTCGTTCCTTTTTACTCGACAGCACCCTAGCGAATGGATTCCAAGTCATACAACAACAAAAAAAGCTTACCGTGTAG
- the comGA gene encoding competence type IV pilus ATPase ComGA has product MPIKILGTNILHEASIQKASDIHFIPIKRGGIVQFRIDDRLIEFKTLTQEEYTRVIAHFKYSARMDIGEQRKPQSGAMDVMLNNVYVHLRFSSIPSAFNESLVIRLLPQQETLSLYELSLFPQVLQKLISLIKRSSGLLLFTGPTGSGKTTILYSLLHYLQKHYKRQVVTLEDPVERKVDSFLQMEINEKAGITYGEGFRSLLRHDPDVIMIGEIRDESTARLVIRASLTGHLVLSTMHAADCIGCIERLREFGVQEGELNQTLMGVVSQRLISIPCRFCGDDCYDYCFKARTFRRAGIYEMLCNQELEFALNKGNHVKPIYKNLSHYFNHALSAGFITKESYEKWMGGET; this is encoded by the coding sequence TTGCCGATAAAAATATTAGGCACCAACATCCTTCATGAGGCTTCAATACAGAAGGCGTCAGACATTCATTTTATACCAATCAAAAGAGGGGGTATCGTTCAATTTCGAATAGATGATCGGCTTATTGAATTTAAAACACTTACCCAAGAAGAATACACCCGAGTTATTGCTCATTTTAAATACTCTGCAAGAATGGATATTGGTGAACAGCGTAAACCTCAAAGTGGCGCAATGGATGTCATGCTAAATAATGTATATGTGCACCTTCGTTTTTCTTCCATACCTTCTGCTTTTAATGAATCTCTTGTTATTCGTTTACTTCCTCAGCAAGAAACCTTATCTCTTTATGAATTATCTCTTTTTCCTCAAGTGTTGCAAAAATTAATCTCCCTAATCAAAAGATCTAGCGGATTATTACTTTTCACAGGACCTACTGGATCAGGTAAAACAACAATCCTTTACTCATTGCTTCATTACCTTCAAAAACACTATAAACGGCAAGTCGTTACCCTTGAAGATCCTGTTGAACGTAAAGTAGACTCCTTTTTACAAATGGAGATCAATGAAAAGGCTGGTATAACGTATGGCGAAGGTTTCAGATCTTTATTACGTCATGATCCTGATGTGATTATGATTGGTGAAATTAGGGATGAGTCCACGGCTAGACTCGTTATCCGTGCTTCTTTAACTGGCCACCTTGTATTGTCAACGATGCATGCAGCTGATTGTATAGGTTGTATTGAACGCCTTAGAGAGTTCGGTGTTCAAGAGGGGGAACTAAATCAAACTTTAATGGGTGTAGTTTCACAAAGGCTTATTTCCATTCCATGTCGTTTTTGCGGGGATGATTGTTACGATTATTGTTTTAAAGCTAGAACCTTCAGGAGAGCCGGGATCTATGAAATGCTGTGTAATCAAGAGTTAGAATTTGCTTTAAACAAAGGTAATCATGTTAAGCCAATATATAAAAACCTTTCTCATTACTTTAACCATGCATTGTCAGCGGGATTTATTACGAAGGAAAGTTATGAAAAATGGATGGGAGGGGAGACCTAA
- a CDS encoding spore germination protein yields MTYLPKKQPLSPNFDENVHYMKKQLGVDVSFDCIHLDLEYAGRRMALFMVDGFVKDDILHYLMKLLADLEPGQLEPDPLLKLMKTYLPYIEISTSDDLNQGIDWVLSGPTVLIVEGVSEILQIDARTYPVRGPEEPDVERVVRGARDGFVETIVFNTALTRRRVRDRSLRMEYMSIGRRSKTDICISYIEDIADPHIVERIKDSLKMIDTDGLPMGEKTVEEFICGRHLNPYPLVRYTERPDTAAVHLFEGHVLVFVDGSPSVLITPTTFWHHLQHAEEYRQKPVVGAYLRFVRFLAVWISIFLLPLWYLFSVHKELLPVSLSFIGPEEIGVVPLFMQFVIIELGMDMLRMATIHTPTSVSTGLGLVSAIVIGQVAIEAGLFVNEVVLYIAVAAIGTFATPTYELSLANRLLRLALLSLTALLGVPGYIVGLTLAILFFVSFKSFHIPYLWPFIPFNFKAIRDVIFRIPMPLKNRRPVVLHPKDPDR; encoded by the coding sequence ATGACATATCTGCCAAAAAAACAACCTCTTTCACCAAACTTTGATGAAAACGTACATTATATGAAGAAACAGCTTGGTGTTGATGTCAGTTTTGATTGCATTCACTTAGACTTAGAATATGCCGGCAGAAGGATGGCTTTATTTATGGTCGATGGATTTGTTAAAGACGACATCCTTCACTATTTAATGAAGCTTTTAGCAGATCTCGAACCCGGCCAATTAGAACCAGATCCTTTATTAAAGTTGATGAAAACGTATTTACCGTATATAGAGATTTCTACGTCTGACGATCTAAACCAAGGAATTGATTGGGTACTAAGCGGTCCTACTGTTTTGATTGTAGAAGGGGTATCAGAAATTCTGCAGATTGATGCAAGGACGTATCCCGTTCGTGGACCAGAAGAACCAGATGTTGAACGGGTTGTTAGAGGTGCAAGGGACGGATTTGTTGAAACAATTGTTTTTAACACTGCATTAACAAGGAGAAGAGTACGTGATCGATCGCTGCGTATGGAATATATGAGTATCGGAAGGCGATCAAAAACAGATATTTGTATTTCCTACATTGAAGATATTGCCGACCCGCATATTGTAGAGAGAATAAAAGATTCTTTGAAAATGATTGATACCGACGGACTGCCGATGGGGGAGAAGACGGTAGAAGAATTCATATGCGGCAGACACCTGAACCCTTATCCTTTAGTAAGGTATACAGAGCGTCCTGATACAGCAGCTGTGCATTTATTCGAAGGACATGTTCTTGTATTCGTAGATGGCTCTCCATCTGTATTAATAACTCCAACAACTTTCTGGCATCATCTACAGCATGCTGAAGAATATAGGCAAAAACCAGTTGTCGGTGCTTATTTAAGATTTGTACGTTTCTTAGCTGTGTGGATCTCAATTTTTCTATTGCCTCTTTGGTATTTATTTTCTGTACATAAAGAGCTGCTCCCAGTTTCTCTTTCTTTTATTGGACCAGAAGAAATTGGGGTTGTACCTTTATTTATGCAATTTGTGATCATTGAGTTAGGTATGGATATGCTTCGGATGGCTACCATACATACACCCACTTCTGTTTCGACAGGTCTTGGGCTCGTTTCTGCCATTGTAATTGGACAGGTAGCCATTGAAGCAGGATTGTTTGTAAATGAAGTCGTTCTTTATATTGCAGTTGCTGCCATCGGTACATTTGCAACTCCAACATACGAGCTGAGTCTTGCCAATCGTTTGTTAAGACTCGCTTTGTTATCGCTTACTGCGCTTTTAGGAGTTCCAGGTTATATTGTTGGCTTAACGCTAGCCATATTGTTCTTTGTATCCTTTAAATCTTTCCATATCCCTTATTTATGGCCATTTATACCGTTTAACTTCAAAGCCATCAGAGATGTTATTTTTAGAATACCAATGCCTCTTAAAAACAGAAGACCCGTTGTATTGCATCCAAAAGACCCTGATCGATGA
- a CDS encoding ROK family glucokinase, which yields MEKWLVGVDLGGTTIKIAFITLDGHIVEKWEIPTNIEQDGKNIVLDIARSIQTKLNELSEPKEKLAAIGMGAPGFIDMKTGFIYHAVNIGWRDYPLKEELEKATGLSVIVDNDANIAAIGEMWRGAGDGEGNLLMVTLGTGVGGGIIVNGHIMHGTNGMAGEIGHITSIPDGGAPCNCGRTGCIETIASATGIARISKEKALKDTTSSLYNILEQNGEIKAKDVAAAADKGDQVAIETLDEVTFHLGLVIANLSNSINPGKIVIGGGVSKAGNTLMERLQEKFKHFALPRVAEGAELKVATLGNDAGVIGGAWLAKHNL from the coding sequence ATGGAAAAATGGTTGGTTGGCGTTGACCTTGGTGGAACAACAATTAAAATAGCGTTCATAACTTTGGACGGCCATATCGTAGAGAAATGGGAGATTCCTACAAATATTGAGCAAGATGGAAAGAATATTGTGCTTGACATCGCTCGATCTATACAGACCAAACTAAATGAGCTTTCTGAACCAAAAGAAAAACTTGCGGCAATTGGCATGGGTGCCCCTGGCTTTATTGATATGAAAACAGGGTTTATCTACCATGCGGTTAATATCGGCTGGAGAGATTACCCGCTAAAAGAAGAACTTGAAAAAGCAACAGGTCTGTCTGTTATCGTTGATAACGACGCAAACATTGCTGCAATCGGTGAAATGTGGCGTGGTGCTGGAGATGGAGAAGGAAACTTACTAATGGTAACGCTCGGTACAGGTGTTGGCGGCGGAATCATTGTTAACGGCCATATCATGCATGGTACGAACGGAATGGCAGGAGAAATTGGGCATATTACTTCAATACCAGACGGCGGCGCACCATGTAACTGTGGCAGAACGGGCTGTATTGAAACCATTGCTTCAGCAACAGGAATTGCAAGAATATCAAAAGAAAAAGCTTTAAAAGATACAACTTCATCTCTTTATAACATTTTAGAGCAAAACGGGGAAATTAAAGCTAAAGATGTTGCTGCCGCGGCAGATAAGGGAGATCAAGTCGCTATTGAAACGTTAGACGAAGTTACTTTCCATTTAGGCCTTGTGATAGCCAATCTCTCGAACAGTATCAACCCAGGAAAGATCGTAATTGGCGGTGGCGTTTCTAAAGCGGGTAACACCCTCATGGAGAGACTTCAAGAGAAGTTTAAACATTTTGCTCTTCCAAGGGTTGCAGAAGGCGCTGAATTAAAAGTAGCCACTTTAGGCAACGATGCAGGGGTAATAGGCGGAGCATGGCTTGCAAAACACAACCTTTAA